The Drosophila gunungcola strain Sukarami chromosome 2R unlocalized genomic scaffold, Dgunungcola_SK_2 000013F, whole genome shotgun sequence genome includes the window ACAATTTGTCTATGCGGCCTATACAATTACACAGTTGTAGAGTTGTATGAGGGTCCATGTACAGTGGTAACTAAGACTAAACAATGCAACTTAGGCTACGCAAAGGAGGGTGGCAACAATCTTTACACTTATCAACTAGGGTACGTAATGCACTAATCAGAGTCTCGATCCGAATCGGAGTTCCGCAGTCGTTGCTTATCGTTAGTGTCATAAGCCGTACTTAAGGTATAACAAGGACTTAACGTGATCTACTGTACACCAGGCGCTGTGCCGCCTTAACCATCACCAGTCGTCCCTGGGCAGCCGGTAGGTCATATTATCGCTGCGCACGATATGGATGCCGGCCCCGTAGTAGGGTATCACGTAGGCGGATCCATCCGCCGGACCCACAACCTGCAGGGCAATTAGCACTATGTCGATCAGCTGGCCCAGGAACATGCCGCCGAGGGTGCAGAACTTGAGGAGTCCGATGCCCGGGTAGCCCAGGTAAAACCTATCCACGCCGAACATGCCCAGGAAGACGGAAAGCAGCAGCGTGGTGTCCAGGTGATAGCCATTTCTGTATGAAACAAGATTCTTTAGGAGATAAGGTAAACAAGATAGTCCAGTTATACCCACGTCCACTTGCAGGGTATCTCCCGACTGAAGGTGGCGTTGCCCGTCTCCGTGCAATTGATTTCGTTGGCAGCAATGCACCAGACGCGGGCGCGGCCCTCCTTGGTGCATCCGGCCAGCTGCTGCGTCTTTGGATCGATCTGACCTCTCGCCGGATCCGGGCACATGAACTGGCCCATCATCTGCAGCTCGTTGCAATCGACATTGATTTGGTGGGTTCCCTTGGCAAAGaagagaaggaggaggagcggCAGCAGCTGCGGCAGCACTGGGAACATTGGTGGTTTTTGGCCTCTTCGGTTGGCTGGAGTGGAGGTGCGGGATTTGGCGGTGGCTCTTCGACACGGGGACTATTCGTTTTCGTTTCCGATTcgatgtttttgtttgctgcaacaaaattgttgtttgGACTCATTGGCAAtagaggtggagaaacatcGATGGCATCGATGCCAtcaatatctaaaaaaaataatccgTAATATCGATGTTTGGTCAGGAATCATCGATGTTGTTTCATCTCTAACGCCATTCAAACTTAGACAAATGTTCACCCTAAAAAATAACATTCCATTTCTTCCGCACTGTTAACTTTAACACTCTGCGTTTTTGTAAGCAAATTTAAAGTACCACTCCAGTTATTGAAACAGACCCGCCTGTTTATTGAATACATACTTCTTACAGTTAAGTAAAACCTGTACATTTTTGACGTTGGTTATTGTTTCGGGCGACAGGGCATTCTGTAAAGTAATTGCCACTTTTGAGGTCTGTCCAAATTTACGATCAATGCGACCTTTTTGCCCGGTCGACAGTTTCCACCAACTTGCCCACGTACAGCTCACGTTTGGCCTCTTTCTTGAAAAGATTTTGAACAATCACTTCGTTGGCATTCACCACTCGCTGAATACTTCCGACTTTCTGTTTCCGCTTGAAGATGTTTAGTTTTggcagctcctcttggatgaAGTTGGAGTTCTGCGTCAGCCACGCGATGCGCCCCCAAAAGGCCAACCGGCAGCTACTACTATGGACATCCATGTCCAGTTTGGAGGCAATCAGTGTTGAATTTGGAGGCATTAGTACAGGGGTTTCAAACTGTAGCAGGACGAAGATCACTTCAGTGGATTGCATCTCAGCAGGCTGAACTTCCTTTACATACTCGTACTCTTTGTCTAGTTGAAACTTGGGTGATAGGTTGTTCTCATCCCTAAACAAAGTCACCATTGCCATTACAGTGTCATGTCCCACTGAGATGTGTAGTTTGCTCTTGGATTTGATGGCCTGTTTGTAGTAGCGTATCGGTTTCAGCTGCAGGCACACGACGTATATGGGTTTCAGGTATCCTGGCTGGGCAATTACACCGCGTTCCATCAGCTTGGCATTGAACTGGGTCATACAGAGCCCAATTCGATCTCCCATTGAGGCGCTGCTCACGTTCTGGCGGAACATTTGCATTGACTTCACTTTTCTTTGCTCGCCAAGGGCTGGCAGCTCTATCACATCGTTCACCTGAACTTTTCCCTGGAGGATGGTGCCCGTGCAGACGGTACCCTGACCTTTTATTCCAAAACAGTGATCGACGTACATCAGCAATGGATCAGTAACGTTTCTTTCCGGCTGGAAAAAGGCCTCTTTCAGTCCGTTTCGTAACTCCGAGATGCCGGTTCCTTCTAGAGCAGACACTGCATAGATAGGCACCTTGCCACCAAACCTGGTGTCTGCCAAAGTCTTGGAAAGACGGAAGCGGAGCTTCTCCAGCTTTGACTCCCTTTGATCCGCTGGATAAGCATCTACTTTATTGATTACCACAATCAACTTTTTCTGCAACAACTCGCCGATAATCAGGCACTCTGCCGTCTGTGTTTGGATTCCTTTTTGGACGTCTACCACGAGCAGCATGAGATCAATGATCTGGGCTCCTACAATTGGAGATGATTAATGATTAATAAACAGATTGAAACAGATTAAT containing:
- the LOC128256099 gene encoding LOW QUALITY PROTEIN: selenocysteine-specific elongation factor (The sequence of the model RefSeq protein was modified relative to this genomic sequence to represent the inferred CDS: deleted 1 base in 1 codon), translating into MPINFNIGLLGHVDSGKTTLAKALSSISSTAAFDKNPQSQERGITLDLGFSGLLVYDSTSFPDGEQLQFTFVDCPGHASLIRTIIGGAQIIDLMLLVVDVQKGIQTQTAECLIIGELLQKKLIVVINKVDAYPADQRESKLEKLRFRLSKTLADTRFGGKVPIYAVSALEGTGISELRNGLKEAFFQPERNVTDPLLMYVDHCFGIKGQGTVCTGTILQGKVQVNDVIELPALGEQRKVKSMQMFRQNVSSASMGDRIGLCMTQFNAKLMERGVIAQPGYLKPIYVVCLQLKPIRYYKQAIKSKSKLHISVGHDTVMAMVTLFRDENNLSPKFQLDKEYEYVKEVQPAEMQSTEVIFVLLQFETPVLMPPNSTLIASKLDMDVHSSSCRLAFWGRIAWLTQNSNFIQEELPKLNIFKRKQKVGSIQRVVNANEVIVQNLFKKEAKRELYVGKLVELSTGQKGRIDRKFGQTSKVAITLQNALSPETITNVKNVQVLLNCKKYVFNKQAGLFQ
- the LOC128256101 gene encoding TM2 domain-containing protein CG10795, with the translated sequence MFPVLPQLLPLLLLLFFAKGTHQINVDCNELQMMGQFMCPDPARGQIDPKTQQLAGCTKEGRARVWCIAANEINCTETGNATFSREIPCKWTNGYHLDTTLLLSVFLGMFGVDRFYLGYPGIGLLKFCTLGGMFLGQLIDIVLIALQVVGPADGSAYVIPYYGAGIHIVRSDNMTYRLPRDDW